One Passer domesticus isolate bPasDom1 chromosome 29, bPasDom1.hap1, whole genome shotgun sequence DNA window includes the following coding sequences:
- the LOC135287264 gene encoding uncharacterized protein LOC135287264, with translation MLRSFSLPFIQDNNQVQVLSILLSRTLVTLPQKKEKKALKTPLRQSLLPLFFHCHDENRLVAQVSQETLLCVAEFLKRRDLEKQLKNKKLWKFTECLLAEDRSRAAEHLRRALPYLRNPQESLRAAAIRFTGEPRARAPSPACRSLAPAPPAAPAALSGPGAPEPRLGWALLPASGSRALGRQPLEHLAEDISSAVSDAALQTLDVLRALQSKRYSVFQRLQDQLCRARWTRPCLSGLGCLRCWSSAES, from the exons ATGCTGAggtctttttctcttcctttcataCAGGACAATAACCAGGTGCAGGTGCTCTCCATACTCCTCTCCCGAACATTGGTGACTCTtccacagaaaaaggaaaaaaaggccctgaagaCACCCCTGcgccagagcctgctgccactcttcttccactgccatgatgagaatcgGCTTGTGGCACAG gtttctcaggaaacgctgctttgtgtggccgagttcctgaagaggagggatcttgaaaaacagctgaagaacaagaagctgtggaagttcaccgagtgcctg ctggcagaggacagaagccgagcggccgagcacctgcgccgggccctgccgtacctgcggaacccacaggagtccctgcgagcggcggccatcaggttcacgggtgagccacgagcccggGCTCCCTCTCCGGCCTGCCGCAGCttggccccagccccgcccgctgccccggcagcgctgTCCGGGCCCGGCGCCCCAGAGCCCCGCCTGGGCTGGGCGCTGCTGCCggcctctggcagccgtgccctcgggcggcagc ccctTGAACACCTGGCAGAGGACATCAGCAGTGCCGTGTCAGACGCGGCACTTCAAACATTGGATGTCCTCCGGGCACTACAGAGTAAGCGATACTCTgtcttccagaggctgcaggatcagctctgcagggcacggtggacacGGCCTTGTCTgtcggggctgggctgcctgcgctgctggagctctgcagagagctga
- the LOC135287406 gene encoding uncharacterized protein LOC135287406: MEQRPKLAWVEEEEEGPGAAPAQEMEEVVLFKPLQENAAVERTQEQQSSRGLFHRTAQLVCKLIRRIREEETSTVGTGLRAYSHIFKTKTSAALLDMLVEEGFCNPKQVPAMVRYIHQWLTANQFAEHRLNRTLLDLTEAQPADVLVTLLRVAPSCDRAALTMWKSIMCSPRTAEPALLILLDVLGSWPEHSMCTSDGDKTGVLVLAATVVMWKILQVPCVPHVVTVYFPRLFVHLLFQVFSTTLDMPEEVDTFWKGCQEQYDLAASPNRFAVRTLKSLLCRMQHEDVVVAMEAPACGWDTLLCADTHHYAVALLAR, from the exons atggagcagagacccaagctggcctgggtggaggaagaggaagaaggccctggagctgccccagcacaggagatggAAGAGGTGGTGCTGTTCAAGCCACTGCAGGAGA atgcagccgtggagcgcacacaagagcagcagtCCAGCCGTGGCCTCTTCCACAGAACAgcacag ctggTTTGCAAATTAATCAGGAGAATTCGGGAGGAAGAGACCAGCACCGTGGGCACTGGGCTCAGAGCATACTCGCACATCTTCAAAaccaagaccagtgctgccctgctggataTGCTGGTAGAGGAGGGCTTTTGcaatccaaagcaa gtgcccgccatggtcaggtacatccaccagtggctcaCGGCCAATCAGtttgctgagcacaggctgaacAGGACCCTGCTGGATCTCACCGAAGCACAGCCCGCTGACGTACTGGtgacgctcctgcgtgtggccccaTCCTGTGACAG agctgctctgaccaTGTGGAAGAGCATCATGTGCTCGCCCAGGACTGCGGAGCCTGCGCTGCTGatactcctggatgtgctggggagctggcccGAGCACAGCatgtgcacctccgatggggacaaaacgggtgtcttggtcctggct gccactgtggtgatgtggaagatccTCCAGGTTCCCTGTGTCCCACACGTGGTGACGGTGTATTTCCCCCGCCTCTTTGTgcatctgctcttccaagtgttctccaccactctggatatgccagaggaggtggataccttctggaagggatgccaaGAGCAATATGACCTTGCCGccagccccaacag gtttgcagtgcggaccctgaagtccctgctctgccgaaTGCAGCacgaggatgtggtggtggcgatggaagcaCCAGcgtgtggctgggacacgctgctgtgtgctgacacccaccactatgccgtggctctgctggccaggtga